The proteins below are encoded in one region of Aneurinibacillus migulanus:
- a CDS encoding nucleotidyltransferase-like protein, with translation MDEEFSVVFLHNIIDDTVESVIHIKPTNGQSTLIDGFDELYLVIVKERSEKIKIKNILHNSSNIQIRWVDQLYFTHIIENRFHRRFVQWALQGKVLYDKKHYMKQVRDRFFTYPSTFHSRTICVEFTRFLRHYLEAKEYVSQEQILDAYNSMFCALHHWARLAVIEAGEVPETVVWQQVSQIDYSIFKLYEELITTNDPLVKRIELLLLASEFSVISKMGECSAFLLNIMRERKEPWSVDELLHHPEFYGVQFDLILLLEKLSKRSLLKEVLVENEYGIEKKYTVE, from the coding sequence ATGGATGAAGAGTTTTCCGTTGTATTTCTTCATAATATCATTGATGACACGGTAGAGTCGGTAATTCATATAAAACCGACTAACGGCCAGAGTACATTAATTGATGGGTTTGATGAACTGTATTTGGTTATCGTAAAAGAAAGAAGCGAAAAAATAAAAATTAAAAACATTTTACATAATTCATCAAACATACAAATTCGCTGGGTCGATCAGTTATATTTCACACATATTATAGAGAATAGATTTCATCGACGCTTTGTTCAATGGGCACTGCAGGGGAAAGTACTATATGACAAAAAGCATTATATGAAGCAAGTCAGAGATAGATTCTTTACGTATCCGTCTACGTTTCACAGTCGAACCATTTGTGTAGAGTTTACCCGCTTTCTGCGTCATTATTTAGAAGCAAAGGAATATGTAAGCCAGGAGCAAATACTTGACGCGTACAATAGTATGTTTTGTGCTCTGCATCATTGGGCACGATTGGCGGTTATTGAAGCAGGAGAGGTGCCAGAGACTGTAGTTTGGCAGCAAGTTTCTCAGATTGATTACTCTATTTTCAAATTGTATGAAGAACTTATCACTACTAATGACCCGTTGGTAAAACGAATTGAATTATTGTTATTAGCAAGTGAGTTCTCAGTTATTTCTAAGATGGGAGAATGCAGTGCTTTTTTGCTGAATATTATGCGGGAGAGAAAGGAACCATGGTCTGTTGACGAACTGTTGCATCACCCTGAATTTTATGGAGTACAATTCGATTTAATTTTATTGTTGGAGAAATTGTCTAAGCGTTCCTT
- a CDS encoding DUF2614 family zinc ribbon-containing protein — protein MLFSGKLNKLRTLALGMVFIGIVIMYIGYAAFAGFLGTLFAQNTIIMAIFLVFGFLCIMGSTVMYMWLGMVSTKATQVYCPSCGKVTKVVGIRDECMFCKQPLSLDPADAHTNRHTP, from the coding sequence ATGCTATTTTCAGGTAAGCTGAACAAGCTAAGAACGCTTGCGCTTGGAATGGTTTTTATCGGCATCGTTATAATGTATATTGGCTATGCTGCATTCGCTGGCTTTTTAGGTACTCTGTTTGCACAAAATACGATTATTATGGCTATTTTTTTAGTATTTGGTTTTCTCTGTATTATGGGAAGCACAGTCATGTACATGTGGCTTGGCATGGTGTCAACTAAAGCTACGCAAGTTTATTGTCCAAGTTGCGGTAAAGTAACCAAAGTAGTCGGAATCCGGGATGAATGCATGTTTTGCAAACAGCCATTGTCACTTGATCCGGCTGATGCACATACTAACCGTCATACACCGTAA